The sequence CGATCGTGCCGGTCGGGGCCAGGACGGTTGCCTGTGCGTTCCGGAACCCGACCTCGATGCCCCAGTCGAGCGCCCGATCCCACGAAGAACGAGCGGCGGTGACGAGGTCGACGGGACATTGAGTGTCGTCGACCGCCATGACTTCGTGGCCGATCTCCTCGAAGTCGGTGGCTCCGTAGGCAGCCCGCCGGTGGTTACGGATGACCCGCAGCATCGACTCGCGGTTCTCGTGGTACTTCGGGAACGGCCCCACCGCGACCGACATCTCGGCGCTGGTTGCATAGGCATTTCCGGTCAGGATGGCGGTGAGCGCCCCTGCAATCGCACGACCTTCGTCGGAGTCGTACGCGATTCCCTGGCGCATCAGCAGCGAGCCGAGGTTCGCATATCCGAGGCCGAGCGTCCGGTAGTCATACGAACCGCGCGCAATCTCCTCCGAGGGGAAATGGGCCATTGCCACGGAGATCTCGAGCACGACCGTCCACAACCGGATGGCGTGCTCATAGGCTTCGATATCGAAGACATGAGTGGTGTCGTCATAGAACGTGACGAGATTGAGGCTGGCCAGGTTGCAGGCCGTGTCATCGAGGAACATGTATTCCGAACACGGGTTGGAGGCCTTGATCTCACCGCCGGCGGGGCAGGTGTGCCACTGGTTGATTGTGGTGTGGTATTGGAGCCCCGGATCGGCGCACGCCCAGGCGGCGTTGGCGATCTGGCTCCAGATGTCCCTGGCCTTGACCGTCTTGCGGATCGATCCGTCCTTACGGTTCGTCAGGTGCCAGTCGCCGTCTTCCGTGACTGCCTGCACGAAGTCGTTGCTGATGCGAACAGAGTTGTTCGAGTTCTGACCTGAAACGGTTGCGTACGCCTCGCCGTTGAAGTCCGCAGGCAAACCGCCGTTCTGGATGAGGATCTTGGCCTTGTCCTCCTCGACCTTCTTCCAGTTGATGAATGCTTCGATATCGGGATGGTCGACGTCGAGGATCACCATCTTGGCGGCGCGACGCGTCGTGCCGCCCGACTTGATCGCGCCGGCGGCCCGATCGCCGATCTTGAGAAACGACATGACGCCGGAGCTCTTGCCTCCACCAGAGAGGAGCTCGTTCTCGGCACGGATATTTGAGAAGTTCGACCCGGCCCCAGAGCCGAACTTGAAGATCCTGGCCTCTCGCACCCAGAGGTCCATAATGCCGCCGGGATTAACGAGATCGTCGCCTACGGAGAGGATGAAGCAGGCGTGGGGAGCCGGGCGCGAGTAGGAATCGGGGGAGGCGACGAGTTCATCGGTCTCGTCGTCGACGAACCAGAATCCTTGAGCCGGTCCGGTCAGCCCGTAATTGTGGAACAGGCCGGTATTGAACCACTGCGGAGAATTCGGAGCAGCCATCTGCTTGGCGAGCATGTACTTGAGTTCGTCCTCGAACGCCTGCGCGTCGTCTTCGCCGGCAAAGTAGCCCTTCGTCTGGCCCCAGAATCGCCAGGTCTCTGCGAGTCGGTTGAAGACCTGCTTGGCAGATCGCTCAGGTCCCGTGACCCGGTGGCCGGATTCATCGAGGATCTCACGGCCGTCGGCGTCGTACTGCGGGACGCCGGCTTTGCGGAAGTACTTCGACACCATGATGTCGGTAGCAACCTGAGACCAGGAGGCCGGAATCTCGGCATCGGTCATCTCGAACACGATCGAACCGTCCGGGTTGCTGATTCTCGAATCGCGATGCTCCCAAGCGATATTCTCGTATGGGTCGGCGCCGGGTTGCGTGAAGCGCCGGCTGATCCGCAGGCCTTGGCCCATGTCGTTTCTCCCTCTCCAGTGTCCCCTTCGCCATGCCCCAGGGGACCGAATGCCCCGCGCTCGGCGGGGCCCATCAGGCAGACACATGAGTACAGCGTCTGCAACGTTTTTCCAGACATACCACTACATGTAGTGGTCGATGGCTTCTCTGACCACGACATCTGGTGGTGTGTTACTCGAATGTAGTTACACGCGTGGAAGTCGTCAACCACCGGTGCGTGCTATTCCGCGCATGACACGTGGCTTTCTTGTCAAACCGGGAAACGGCGAGCCAAACCTGTCGTCTGGTGTGCCGGGGGAAGCGCTCGACACTGTATCGCAGACACCTTGGGGCGCGAAAACCATGCTCGACCCGGGTTTTCGCGAGCCCTGGTCTGCAGGAGCCGGCCGTATTCGATAAGCTCAGCGGAGCCGTCAGACGTCCGATGAGACAAGGGGTTCGACTGTGAGTTGGCGCGTTGCCCAGGTTCTGGATGGGTTCACCGACTGGCGATGGTTGACTCTTCTTGCCATCGTCACAGTGGTGATCGGACTGGTGGCATCCCTGAGTTGGTCGAGGGGACGGCCAAGTATTGCCGAGATGCCGTCGAGTCTCTTCGCACGTCGGGACTATCCGGTGGAAGTCGTTGAAGATCCGCGACAGGGTCCGCCGGGCGGGCGAGTGGTGCGCCTCGACGAAGTTGCACCCGCCGCGCCGCCTGGTCCCGCTGCGTCGGGCGACTCACTTCCCCGTCTGCCGCTCGCCGATCACGGCGCGGCCGATGCTCCGCCCCTGCCGTATCCGGACCATCCTGTCGTGGTAGTCGACCTGACCGAACTCGAGTCCGAACCGGCGGTCGGTACGGTCCTCGACTTGAGAGACGTCGTCGTCGATCTCACATCTGAAGAGGATTTGGCTTCGTTGCCCGCCGATCCGTGGTCCTGAACTCCAAGGACGGCCATCGGCCGAGATCCGGTCGCGCGGCTTTCTTGCACACGAAATGATCACCCCCTTTGGAGACAATCTCGGATATATTTCGTAGATCGATCGAGGGGTTCACATCCGATCAAACAACATGCGGCAGAGCACGATGGTCGGTCCGTTGCTTGCTGCGCAGTCCGTTGAGTCCGGTGGGGCGGCCGGATGGCTCATCATCGGTGGGGCTCTCGTGGTGCTGACGGTGGGCCTGGTGATGGTCTTCTTCGCTCGCTCGAGTCGCCGGGAAGAGGTCGACGATCGAATCGCGGTGCGCTCTGAAGCTCCCGAAGAGGTGCGCCCGGCACCGGTGGTGCCTCGAGAGCGGCCCCGATCTGGAGCCACGTTCGTCGACCTTCCCCGCCGGCAAAGAACGGGCCATGTTGATATTCGTATCGGGCAGGAGATCCAGGCTCAAGGCAGGAGAAGCCCGATGTCGGCCTTCGACCCTGATGTCGAAGGCGAGCCGCGGGAAACGTTCATCGATCTCCCCACCTCCGGATCGGTCCCCGACCCGGTGATCGACCTCAACGATGAGCTCGTCGATCTCACCGAGAAACGCGAAAAGGCTGCGCCGAAGCGCGACCCGCTGGTGTAATCCGGGTATTGCTCCTCGCCCTGGACGAGGGGCGCCGGGTTGCCAATCGCCGACCCTCGAGTTTCCCTGACGGAACAACGTCGAAAGGGTCGTTTGGCCCGGGAAACCGACCCCGACCGTTCGGTAGGTTGAGCAGGGGGCCTCGGTCGCGGTTGCGACCGGCGGGCTGCGCGCAACGCCGGCGTGTGCAAGGTGTAGAGATGAAGGTTCTCCGTACTCCGGACAAGCGGTTCGAGATGCTTCCCGATTTCCCGTTCGAGCCGCATTACGTGGAGATCCCCAACGAGTGGGGCCCTGCCATTCGAATCCACTCAATCGACGAGGGCCCGGCCGGAGCCCCGTGTGTGGTTCTGATGCACGGAGAGCCAACCTGGTCCTACCTGTTTCGGCATCTGATCCCTCCGATCGTCCGGGCCGGGTACCGGGTGCTTGCTCCCGACCTGGTCGGATTCGGCCGGTCGGACAAGCCAGCTTCGATCGACGACTACTCCTATGAGCGCATGGTCGAGTGGACCGCGGCCTGGTTCGAGGCAGTGAACCCCCGTCGGGTCACGCTCATCGTCCACGATTGGGGCGGTCTGATCGGCCTCCGCGTCGTGGCCAGGGGATCTCGGAGGTTCGCCAGAGTCATCGCGATGAATGCCGGACTTCCGACCGGAACTCAGGTGATGTCGTCTGAGTTTGCGACGTGGCAGCTCATGGCTCACAACATGCCGGTGCTGCCGGTCGGGCAGATCGTGAACGGCGGATGCTTTGTCGATCTGCCCCAGGAGGTGATTGCTGCCTACGACGCGCCGTTTCCCGACGAATCGTTCAAGTCCGGCGCCAGAGCGTTGCCGTCGCTGGTGCCGATCCATCCCGACGATCCCTCTGCTGCTGAGAACCGGGACGCGTGGCGATCGCTTCGCCGGTTCAAGAAGCCGTTCTTGACCGCTTTCAGCGACCTCGACCCCATCAGCAGCGGAACCGAGGAGGTCTTCAAAGCCGCCATTCCCGGGGCTGTGGGTCAACCGCACACCCGCCTTCGTCATTCCGGGCACTTCGTGACGGAGGACCGCACCGAGCGTCTGATCAAGGTGATCGGCCATTTCCTCCGCTCGTGAGAGAGGCGAACGGGCCGTCGATCTGGCACTCTGTAGGCCATGACTGATTCGAACCGGCGGTTCTTCAGGCCGTTCCCTGTCGCGGGAGTGGCGCGGCCGCTCGGTGTTGCTGTTTTGTGGGCATTCGCGGCGGCCATTGTCGGCGGCGCGATCGTAGGCTTGGCCTCGCTGATTGCCGGCGGCGTGTCCGGGATTGGCTGGATGTTCGACCACTCGATCTCGGTCACCCACATGATGGGAGAGGCCCTTCGCATTGCTGCGTGGGTGATTGCTCCGATCGGCATCGCAGTTGCCGTATGGGTGGCGGCGTATGGTTCAACCCAGCAAGGGTCGATGTCGCGTGCTCTAGTGGCCGCTCCTGCCGCATTGGCTCTGGGGGTGGCCCTTTTGTTGTTGAATTCATCCGGTCTGGTTGCGGCGGCCCTGGCGCTCGGATGGGCCCTGGCGGTCCCGTCGACGTCGCCCACCCACATCGCCGCCCGGGCGGTACCCATACTCGTGCTGGCGCTTCTGGTGCCCGGGCTCGATGATCTGTCGGGTTGGGTGATCGTCGCAGTCCTGGTCGCTTCACCGGTCGCCGCCGGAATGGCCATCCTGGTCGCCGATGTGCTGTGGAGGTTGCGGGCGGACGCCGCCGGTGACCTCTGATCGCGAATCGCAGATGCTCACCTGCTGGTAGGTTGGCTGAGGAGATCATCGAGAGGACCGATCATGTTCAGCGTCTACCTATTTGCCACGCTGGTCGGCTGGCCATTCGTTCTGTTTTTTCTCTTCTTCTCCGCCGATGCCGATTTCGATGCTGATCTGGAAGTCGACTTCGATGCGGATGCAGACGTAGACGCCTCCGTCGTCGCCTCGGCCGGATCAGGAGTGGCGGATGCCGTGCTTTCGATCTTCTCTTTCCGGGCACTCGTGTTCTTGTTCGCCTTCTTCGGAGTCACCGGACTGATCTTGCGGGGACTCGGCCTACACGCCATTCCCACGTTCCTACTTGCAGTGAGCATGGGCCTGTTTGCCGGGTATCTCCACTCACGGCTGTACGCATACCTGCGGCGGTCGTCGACGGGTGCACTCACGACCGATGCCGACCTGCGGGGATCCAGGGCGAAGGTCGTCGTTCCGATCTCGGATGACCAGAAAGGTCGGATCGAGGTCGATGTGGACGGCCAACCGGTTTACGTCACCGCGCGGGGGTTCGGAGGGGGATCCTACGAGATCGGCGCGCAGGTGGTTGTGGTCGAGATCGACAATGGAACCGCATTGGTAGGGCAGTTGAACCTGGACGAATAGGAGTGAACCATGGAAGTTGTGTTGACACTGGCGGGCCTGATCGTGGCAGCGGTCGTGGTTGTGCTGCTGGCCATCCGGAGCCTGATCGTCATCTGCCCGCCAAACCGAATAAGTGTGATTTCCGGGCGTTCCAGGCAGGACGGAGAGGGTACCGCCCGCGGGTACCGGATCATCCGGGGTGGGCGCACGATACGAATCCCGTTGCTGGAGAAGGTCGATTGGATGGATCTCAATACGATCGCCATCGAGTTGTCCGTGACGAACGCCTACTCGAAGGGTTCGATCCCGCTCAACGTACAGGCCGTCGGCGATGTGAAGATCTCGAGCAGGGAAGGCGTGCTGGACAACGCAATTGAACGGTTCCTCGGTCGCCCGATCGGATACGTCCAGCAGATCGCCAAAGAGACGCTAGAAGCCAACCTGCGCGGGGTTCTCGCCACTCTCACTCCCGAAGAAGTCAACGAGGATCGGCTCAAGTTCGCCTCCGTCTTGATTGAAGAGGCCGACGACGATATGAGAATCCTGGGTCTGGATCTCGATGTTCTCAAGATCCAGAACGTGACAGACGAAGCCGGGTACCTCGATTCGGTCGGAAGGCGGAGAACGGCTCAGGTCATCAAGGAAGCCCGGGTTGCCGAAGCCGAGCGTCAGGCAGAAGCACAGGAGAGCGAGGCCGACTCCCGCCGGCGGGCGGAGGTCGCCAGGGCCGATGCGGACCTACTGATCGTCGAGCGTGAGAACGCCCTGCGTGTGCGGACGGCCGAACTCGAAGCCGATGCCCTCATCAAGGAGGAGCAGGCCAAAGTGGCCGGTGACAAGGCACGGGCGATCGCTCAACAAGAACTCCAGCACGAGCGAATTGAACTCGAGCGGCGCCGGCTGGAGGCCGACATCGTGGCACCGGCCCGGGCGGAGAAGGAGGCCAAGGAGCTCATCGCCAAAGGTGTAGCCGCCTCGATCATCGAGGACGGCGCTGCACAGATCGACGTGTTCAGGCGCCTGGTCGAGCAGTACCAGTTGGCCGGCGAGGATGCTCAGCAGATCTTCGTTCTGAACATGCTGCCCGACCTGGTCGACAGGATCGTCGGCACAGTCGAGGGCGTGTCCATCGATCGGGTGTCGATCATCGACTCGGGCTCCGGAGAACCGGGTATCCCCGCGGTGATGTCGCAGCTTCCGGCAGCCGTCATCAAGCTAACGGAACAAATCGAAAACGCCACCGGGGTCAACATCCTTTCGAATCTCGGCGGGCCGCGCCGGGCCGGGTCTAGCGCCTCAACCCCGGCGGCCGCGACAGATGATGCCGGAGGCACCGGCGAACCGGTAGCCTGAGGCGGGACAAGAGACACGGAGATATCGATGGCGCGATTGCGCCTGTTTGCCAACCTGCGAGAACTCGCCGGAACATCTGTGGTGGAACTCGAGGCGGATACCGTCGGGGACTTGCTCGAGAAAGCAGCCGAATCCTACGGCCTCGACTTCCGGCGAAGCATGCGACGTGCCCGTGTGTGGGTCAACGGTGAGCCGGCTGTGCCCGAGGACGCCGTCGACGACCAGGATGAAGTTGCCTTGATCCCTCCGGTTTCGGGCGGAGCCGAGACAAGTGTCATCGCCGGCATCGACTTGCACGTGTTTGCCCCCCTGGTCACAGTTGCCGTGCTGATTCTGGCCAACCTCCCTGCCACTCCAGAATGGTTCGTGACTGCGCTCGTCGCCGTCGGAGCCGTATGGGCCGTCGATCTCGTCGATTCGGCGCGAATGGCCGGCGTCGACCTGCAACTCCCTCCGCTGCTGGCGACGATTCTCGTCGGGGCTATCGCGCCGTACGGGATGGCAGACAATACGTCGGGGGTCGTCGGACTCGGCCTGGTCGTGGTCTTCGCCCTCGTCGCAGCCTTTGTTTGGGCGATCGTGGCTCCGCAGGCTCGCGATGTGATGGCGGTCGCCAACACGGCACTGGCTCAGGTGATCGCCGGTACCGGAATCGGATCGTTGGTGCTCACCCGCTTGTCGCCGGACGGGCGCGCACGGGTGGGGGCGTTTCTGGTCATCATCATTCTCTCGGCGGCGGCATGGTGGGCGGCCGGTAGAGGGAAAGGCATCGGGTTCCTCGATCCGTTTGCAGCCGGGGCACTGGCGGCCGTGACGGGAGCGGTGCTGGCTGCCTGGTTGTGGAATCTCGGCATCCTCACCTTTCTGTTCGTCGGGGTCGTCGTGGCGCTCGCCTTGATCGCAGGGCGGGGATTCGGGGCGATGGTGAGGACGGGTGAGGTGTATCTGGTCGACCATCCGCCCGGTTACCTGACTTTGATCGACGGCCCGGCGCTGGCGGCGGCGGCCTTCTACCCGATACTGCAGCTCGTCTTATAGTCGCGAGTCGCGGGTTGCTGGTGGTGGGCCTCACACGGCCAGAGTGCGGCCGATCGCTAGGCCGGCAATGGCGGCGGCCAGGCCGGCAACCACCGCCACCACGACGTTGACGACGCCCGCGCCGATCCGCCCGGTTCCCACCAGATCCATCGATTCGACCATCCATGTGCTGAAGGTGGTGTATCCGCCGAGGAGCCCAACAGTGAGGCCCGTACGCACCGCGCTGTTGTCCGTGACGTGGTCTCCGAAGAACCCGACCAGGATGCCGAGCGCCAGCGCGCCGGTCACGTTGACGGCCATGGTGGCCATCCAGTAGTCCCAACCTTCCCTGCGTCCCAGGAGTGAGCCAACGGCATAGCGGGCCATCGAGCCGATGGCCCCACCGAGACCAACGGCGAAGAAGGTACGCATTGCGGCGGCGAGGATAGCGGCAGTGGGGTGGCGAGGGATACACGCTCGCTCTTGGCCACCGGAGGCGAGACCACTACGTTGACGGGATGCGCCGAGTGTTGTGGCCGATCGTTGCGACCTTCCTGACCGCTTCATGCAGCGGCGGCGGCATAGGATCCTCCGACGCGACGGCGCAGTCCGGGGCATCCACCACCACGACGGCCGTTGTATCGAGCCTCCAGACGACCCCGATCCCATCATCGACCCTGTCGACGGTTTCGACCTTGTCGACGGTTTCGACCTTGTCGACGGTTTCGGCCTTGTCGGCGACCCCCACCACTCCTCTCGACAGAAACGGCGCAGCCGGGCGCATGGAGGATGACCTCGCCGGACTCGTCGCGTTCGGGGTACGCGAAGCGGGGTCGGCCGAGGAAGCCATGGCCGCGGCGTTTCTGAGCGAGTCGCTGGAAAGTGCCGGCGTCATCGTTGAACTGAGGGAGGTTCCGCTTCCCACCGGAAACACCTCACTCAACGTGATCGCACGCTTTGGCACCGGCGATCGGCACGTCCTGCTCGGGGCTCACTACGATTCGAAGCCGCCCTCCCCGGGCGCCGACGACAACGGCAGCGGAACCGTGGTACTGCTCGAGCTGGCGCGGCGCCTGGCCGAATCGCCTCCGCCGGATCAGCGCGTGACCGTGGTCTTCTTCGGAGCCGAAGAAGTTCTCATCGGCTATGAACGCACCGTTCACCATTTCGGCTCGCGGCTGTTGGCCGGGCAAATGGAAGAGAGTGGCGACCTTCCCGACCTCATGGTCTCCGCCGACATGATCGGAGTCGGTTCGCGCATCCTCGCCGCCACCTACCTCGACTCGGATCCGAGGGCCGCCGAGCTCATTGTTGAGGCGGCAGCTGCGCTGGGAATCAGCGTTGTGCGTGACCAGAGGGGTGATATTTCCGATCACGAGGCCTTCGCCCGAGCCGGGGTGCCGTCCGTGTTTCTGTGGCGTCTCGATAACCCCGACTATCACGCGGCGAGTGACCTCGAGGTTCGCACTGGGGTTCTCCTCGAGGATCTGGCGATCCTGGAGGCCTTCCTCGATCTGGCCGGCCATTAGCGACTAGCGACCGCGACCGGCGTACATCCTTCCGGTTCTACCGACCGGAAGGTACCCTGGATACACATGTTGCGCTCTGTGGCAGCGCGAACGCTGCTTGCCCTGCTTCTCCTCGCTTCGCTGCTGCTCAGCGCGGCGCCGGCTGCCTCGATCACGAAGAACGAGGTCGACGAGGCGTGTGCCGAATCACAGACTGCCAAGGCTGTGCTCGACGAGGCGCAAGCGCAGCTGGATGCCGCCACGGCGGCCCATCAGGAGGCCTACTGGCAACGGGACGACATCTCCTACAAGCAACTCGGGTTACGGGCCACCATCGATGATCATGTCGATGAAATCGACGAGATCCGCGTCCGGGTCGTCGAGCGGGCCGTCGACATGTATATGGCGGGCGGGTCGGTGCAACCCGGTATGTTGTTCAATGCCGATTCGGTAGAGGACGTGATCACCGGTCAGGCGTATCTAGACGCCGCCACCAAAGATGACGTCGTTGCTCTCGAACGACTTCAGGCATTGAAGGGGACGCTCGACGGACTCCAGGCGCAGTTCGTGACCCAGAAGGAAGAGCTCGACATCATCGAGGCAGAGCTGGCCGCCATCGCGCAGAGTCAGCTCGAACTGGTCGGACAAGTGACGACTGCGTTCAATGAGCTCGATGGTGAGTGCCGGGCCGCTCGTCAGGAATACGAACGCCAGCTCGCCGTTGAGAGGGCGCTCAAGGCGGCCCGGGCCGGCGGCGGCGGCGGCGGCATCGGAGCCGAGGCAACTCCCGGATTCATCTGCCCGATGCCCGCCCCCGTGTCGTTCATAAACGATTGGGGATTCCCACGCTCGGGCGGAAGGACCCACAAGGGCACGGATGTCTTCGCCGCCTACGGTCACACGGTGGTGGCGGTTGCGAACGGGACCGTCCGGCTCCGCTCCGGCGGATTGGGTGGAACCTCGATCTGGCTCGACTCCGACTACGGAGTGAGCTTCTACTACGCTCACCTCAGTGGATACGCTCCCGGGATCACCGACGGGGTGAGGGTCTCGATCGGTCAAGAGATCGCCTACAACGGTGACACGGGTAACGCCCGCGGTGGCGCCCCGCACGTGCATTTTCAGATTCACCCGGGGGGCAGCTCACGGCCGGCAGTGAACCCGTATCCGACTTTGTCTAGGAATTGTTGAGAGGAGTGAGGTGAACGGAGAGCATCGCAGACGGATCGACAAGATCCTCGACGACGAATTCCTGGCCGGGTTTGAGAGCGCCGATCTCGACTCGATTCGTGAGTTGCGGCAGATGACCGACGAGGTCGAAACGGAGCTTTCTTACTACCGGAGACTCCTACACGGTCGAATGGATCTTCTGGCGTTCGAGCTCCGCCGCCGGTCCGGTGAAGAGACTCGTTCTCTCATCGAGGCCCTCCCTGAGATTCTCGGATCGGGAGAACGGACCGGGCCGCTCGGCCGCGTCCCCGCCATCTTCTCCCCCGACTTACCCGACGAGCGACATCGCCCGGTCGACAAGGTGCTGGGTGATGATTTCCTCACGCGTATGCCGGACCTGAGCGAAGAGGAACTCCATGAGATGCAGGGACTCCTCGCCGAGACCGAGGAGTCGATCTCGGTTCAGCGCCAGAACGTTCAAAAGGTGTTCGACGAGATTCAGGCCGAGATCACCCGTCGATACAAGGACGGCGTGATCGACGGCGTCGATCTTCTCGCCGACTGATCAGGGATGATCGCCAGGGTCGTACGATCGGGGGTCGTTGAGGCAACCCACGATGGCGCGGTAGCGGCCGTTGATCGGCAAGGCGGTTTGCTGGCGGCATCCGGCGAGATCGACAGACGGTTCTTTGCCCGGTCCGCCGTGAAACCGTTCCAGACCTACACGTCCCTTCAGTATGGGGGAGATATGTCCCCCGAACTCGTGGCGGTGGCCACCGCCAGCCACGGCGGCGATCCGGTACATGTCGCCATCACCCGTTCCATCCTGTCCGACGCCGGACTCGACGAGTCCCACCTGCGGTGCCCGCCCGCCTGGCCGCTCTCTCCCGAGGCCGCCCGCCG comes from Acidimicrobiia bacterium and encodes:
- a CDS encoding CrcB family protein: MRTFFAVGLGGAIGSMARYAVGSLLGRREGWDYWMATMAVNVTGALALGILVGFFGDHVTDNSAVRTGLTVGLLGGYTTFSTWMVESMDLVGTGRIGAGVVNVVVAVVAGLAAAIAGLAIGRTLAV
- a CDS encoding SPFH domain-containing protein; amino-acid sequence: MEVVLTLAGLIVAAVVVVLLAIRSLIVICPPNRISVISGRSRQDGEGTARGYRIIRGGRTIRIPLLEKVDWMDLNTIAIELSVTNAYSKGSIPLNVQAVGDVKISSREGVLDNAIERFLGRPIGYVQQIAKETLEANLRGVLATLTPEEVNEDRLKFASVLIEEADDDMRILGLDLDVLKIQNVTDEAGYLDSVGRRRTAQVIKEARVAEAERQAEAQESEADSRRRAEVARADADLLIVERENALRVRTAELEADALIKEEQAKVAGDKARAIAQQELQHERIELERRRLEADIVAPARAEKEAKELIAKGVAASIIEDGAAQIDVFRRLVEQYQLAGEDAQQIFVLNMLPDLVDRIVGTVEGVSIDRVSIIDSGSGEPGIPAVMSQLPAAVIKLTEQIENATGVNILSNLGGPRRAGSSASTPAAATDDAGGTGEPVA
- a CDS encoding M28 family metallopeptidase, yielding MEDDLAGLVAFGVREAGSAEEAMAAAFLSESLESAGVIVELREVPLPTGNTSLNVIARFGTGDRHVLLGAHYDSKPPSPGADDNGSGTVVLLELARRLAESPPPDQRVTVVFFGAEEVLIGYERTVHHFGSRLLAGQMEESGDLPDLMVSADMIGVGSRILAATYLDSDPRAAELIVEAAAALGISVVRDQRGDISDHEAFARAGVPSVFLWRLDNPDYHAASDLEVRTGVLLEDLAILEAFLDLAGH
- a CDS encoding vitamin B12-dependent ribonucleotide reductase, translated to MGQGLRISRRFTQPGADPYENIAWEHRDSRISNPDGSIVFEMTDAEIPASWSQVATDIMVSKYFRKAGVPQYDADGREILDESGHRVTGPERSAKQVFNRLAETWRFWGQTKGYFAGEDDAQAFEDELKYMLAKQMAAPNSPQWFNTGLFHNYGLTGPAQGFWFVDDETDELVASPDSYSRPAPHACFILSVGDDLVNPGGIMDLWVREARIFKFGSGAGSNFSNIRAENELLSGGGKSSGVMSFLKIGDRAAGAIKSGGTTRRAAKMVILDVDHPDIEAFINWKKVEEDKAKILIQNGGLPADFNGEAYATVSGQNSNNSVRISNDFVQAVTEDGDWHLTNRKDGSIRKTVKARDIWSQIANAAWACADPGLQYHTTINQWHTCPAGGEIKASNPCSEYMFLDDTACNLASLNLVTFYDDTTHVFDIEAYEHAIRLWTVVLEISVAMAHFPSEEIARGSYDYRTLGLGYANLGSLLMRQGIAYDSDEGRAIAGALTAILTGNAYATSAEMSVAVGPFPKYHENRESMLRVIRNHRRAAYGATDFEEIGHEVMAVDDTQCPVDLVTAARSSWDRALDWGIEVGFRNAQATVLAPTGTIGLLMDCDTTGVEPDFSLVKFKKLAGGGYFKIVNQSVAPALAALGYQDAQIEDMVNYLVGTNTLLGAPHINRESLTQRGFSGDDLTRIEKALPTVFDLRHAFSPYVLGEETLERLGFSHEWDGSVDFDVLTRLGFSRSQVIEANDAICGRQTIEKAPHLADEHLPVFDTANRNGRYGTRLIHHGGHIKMMAATQPFISGAISKTINMPHEATPEDIQGAYELSWRLGLKAMALYRDGSKASQPLSSTTDEADNEEQDQDINAALQQEKALAWGQIPAGLSPTEAYEQGMQPPRFLLPARRMGFTQEARIGGHKVFLRTGEYEDGTLGELFIDLAKEGATLRGILSCFAIAVSKGLQYGVPLEEFVDTFVFQTFEPRGMVEGHPNIKMANSIVDYVFRALGVEYLHRDELAQVPPIRPSELPEPPKGLAVEAGVQLDLTEAAMEGQIDAQIEAARFVDSPDSRPNGSNGSGTLVHTSSNPGGYGRREAGVAATATATKTAMGTATDVSDAPACPNCGNITMRSGSCHVCLTCGETTGCS
- a CDS encoding peptidoglycan DD-metalloendopeptidase family protein, translating into MLRSVAARTLLALLLLASLLLSAAPAASITKNEVDEACAESQTAKAVLDEAQAQLDAATAAHQEAYWQRDDISYKQLGLRATIDDHVDEIDEIRVRVVERAVDMYMAGGSVQPGMLFNADSVEDVITGQAYLDAATKDDVVALERLQALKGTLDGLQAQFVTQKEELDIIEAELAAIAQSQLELVGQVTTAFNELDGECRAARQEYERQLAVERALKAARAGGGGGGIGAEATPGFICPMPAPVSFINDWGFPRSGGRTHKGTDVFAAYGHTVVAVANGTVRLRSGGLGGTSIWLDSDYGVSFYYAHLSGYAPGITDGVRVSIGQEIAYNGDTGNARGGAPHVHFQIHPGGSSRPAVNPYPTLSRNC
- a CDS encoding haloalkane dehalogenase, with the protein product MKVLRTPDKRFEMLPDFPFEPHYVEIPNEWGPAIRIHSIDEGPAGAPCVVLMHGEPTWSYLFRHLIPPIVRAGYRVLAPDLVGFGRSDKPASIDDYSYERMVEWTAAWFEAVNPRRVTLIVHDWGGLIGLRVVARGSRRFARVIAMNAGLPTGTQVMSSEFATWQLMAHNMPVLPVGQIVNGGCFVDLPQEVIAAYDAPFPDESFKSGARALPSLVPIHPDDPSAAENRDAWRSLRRFKKPFLTAFSDLDPISSGTEEVFKAAIPGAVGQPHTRLRHSGHFVTEDRTERLIKVIGHFLRS
- a CDS encoding MoaD/ThiS family protein, translating into MARLRLFANLRELAGTSVVELEADTVGDLLEKAAESYGLDFRRSMRRARVWVNGEPAVPEDAVDDQDEVALIPPVSGGAETSVIAGIDLHVFAPLVTVAVLILANLPATPEWFVTALVAVGAVWAVDLVDSARMAGVDLQLPPLLATILVGAIAPYGMADNTSGVVGLGLVVVFALVAAFVWAIVAPQARDVMAVANTALAQVIAGTGIGSLVLTRLSPDGRARVGAFLVIIILSAAAWWAAGRGKGIGFLDPFAAGALAAVTGAVLAAWLWNLGILTFLFVGVVVALALIAGRGFGAMVRTGEVYLVDHPPGYLTLIDGPALAAAAFYPILQLVL